TTGCCCTGTTAACGCAGATGCTTAAGTTCGTTCACTCGGTTTAATACCGGGATGTTACGAATTCACGTTTTTGTTTTGAGCGGCGGCATGTATCTGCGGTGTTGAGGGGGAGGTACCTCACGCGCGTCCATCTACACATGCGTACGTTTAGCTATACGTTTGAGAAAACAGCTCTACGCCGGTACAGGAGAGTGCCGCTTTTACGTTTGCCTTTGCTTTGCCTTTCCTGTGGGAGGGAGAACCCCCTTACTGACGACCGACTGATGATTTAGCCAAGTCGCACGAGGGGTGGAAGTTCAcgtatatttattcttacatgcacatatgccTTCGCGTATAActctacatttttgtaaatcgTTTTTTCCAACCCAAGTGAGTGTTAGTAGCCCGTCGGGCAGGCTTCATCACAAATTGGGGTGTTTGCCTGTCGAGGGGTCAAATTTCTCCGTGTCGTTTGTAGTGCTCGGGTGTATACCATCTGTACCCCCCGTTGAATTTCCCCTCCCGCGTCTGCCCCAGCTGGAGTGAAGAAGCCTAGCGAAAGAGCGCGGCGAAAGAGAGCGGCGAAACAGAGCGGCGAAACAGCGCAGCGAAAGAGCGTAGCGAAAAGAGGCGTAGGGAAGAACCCATCGAAGAAGCCTTGCGAAGAAGCCTAGCGAAGCGGCATGAGGAGGCAACCACATAAAACCCCTAGGCAGAGCAACCCAACGAACAACCCGGAGGACTGATCGACCAGCACGCAGCACAATGAAGAAGGACGCAGTGGATAACAACAAGCTGACGAACAAGGAGATGAATAACTTCCGGCTGATGACACAGCTAATAGAATTgaagaaacacaaaaaggcATTCAAAATATGCGAGCAGATACTTAAGAAGTATccgaaaaatggagaaacgcTAGCGGTGAAGGGTTACCTGTTAAACCTTatggatgaaaaaaacaaagaggaAGCTTTTAAGCTTATCAAAGAAGGAatagtaaataatatatcgAGCAGTTTCTGCTGGTACTTATATGGATGcctttacaaaatatacaaaaataatgatgaaGCTTTGAAATGTTACCTTAAAGCGTTGAAGCTCAACCGTTATGATTACAAAGCTTTGAAAGAAGCATGTATCCTTCTGCTATATTTAGGAAGGTATGAACAGTTCAAAGATCTAAGGATAGATGTATATAAAGATACCGTCAAGGGGGTAAGAGATAAGGCCATGATAATTTTTGCGTTTCATCTTCTGAAGCAGTATGAAAAATGTTCTATCATAATTAATCAGCTGCAGGATGAGTTGGTTCCCAAAGGGAATGCTAATCGGGACCCAATAAAGGGAACCGATTTGCCCCCCAGTGAAAGACATGATCTGATAACCTACATGTGTGAAATTTTGTTAGAAGGAAAGCTTTACGAAGAGTGCCTAAAATTATTGAAAACACATGAGGATGATTTACTGGACAAATTGTGGTATAATAAAATGCTCGGATTGGTATACCTATTTGAAGACAATTTTGATCAGGccaatttatattttaagaaGGCCTTCGAACtgaattatgaaaatttgaatatcCTTTTGCTGATTTTGTACACGGAGAGGAGTTACCCGCTTGatggaaaggggggaagcagtggAGAGACAGAAGACTCATcaaaggagggaagaaaactCTCCAGCTTGTTCTTTCtcgattataaaaatgagcataaAATGGATGAACAGGTAAATGTGAATGAACATGTTAAGGTATTACTACACGAATTTATTTTAGACGTTTATGGGTCAAATAGAAATCTGAAGTTACTCGccaggaaggagaaaaatatcttGAATGATTATGTGTGTCATAATtggggaatgaaaaaatatgacgtATACACCCTTTCTGAattcaataattttgttaatgtaaATTTAGTGGATGAAGaacattttaaagaaaatctacatttgaaaaatattgatgAATATATCACCTCGATGAGGGAAAGTGTTCATACCGAAATGAACAACAtcaccaaggggggggacGATGTATACTCGCGTAACATTATTCACTGGTCGGAAAAACTAGGAGTAGACTTACCATACtgctataaaaaaagatttgaAAAATGCATGAATATGATGcacttttacaaaataaaaaatctcaatgaggaggaggaaaactgcttcgaaaattattttaaagatttgcaaaaaaaatataagcattcgaatttgttaaaaatatttcccctttacttttacaatgaaaaaaaattttcctttcacGTGGAAAAACTACTTCGCAGTTTATGCTTTCAGAAGTGCTTAACCATTTTCAGCTATTTTAGGCCTTTCTTTActtacaaaaatgttaaaataattctttttttgcttcaaaaATATGTTGAAAATTATGAGCGCGTGAGGGACATTCCCCCCTTTGACTGTGGTCCTTCTTGTGGTGAGATCGGAGGATGTCACGACTGTTTGGGGGGAAACATGGGtcaagaaggtgaagaatcGCCCCAAAAGGAGACACAAGGATGGGATAAAGAAGTCCCCGAAAAGCGAGAATTCATGCCTGAGCACGACCATGAGGAGGGTCACCTAAATGGTGAGGTGATAAACGGGGAACTACCCACCGGTGAGGAAAAGATTCACCTGGAAAAAAGCACCAACGGGGAAGCGGAAGAGACTCCCCAAATGagcagcgaaaaaaaaattgtggacaGTTTCCTAGACGAGacggaagaaatgaaaaacatcATTGGAATGGCCACTCCCTTAGGAGGAGAgaacccccaaaaaaaagaccaaaatggaaaaaaaatcgaaaagggaagtggaaaaaaaagcaccggtgaggggaaagaaaaaaaagaaataaaactTGACTTAAAAAAAGTCACCCTAACAGAGGAGGAAAGGAAGGAATACTTCATGTTGTGCATTTACTCCTTCATTAGTCAGCTGTATGACTACATAAACTGCGCGAAGGAGTCGCTAACTCTTCTCAAAGACAGCTTAAACAAAATCACCTTTAAAGCGAACGAGTCGGTTAAACAAGAAATGGTTTTTATAAAAGGGTTAATTTACAAGCGAAACGGAAATTACCTAGATGCGTACAGGCACTTGGAAGAATGCAGATTAGCAAATATTGGGGATAGGCACATCAACACGAAGACGATTAAAACTTGCTTAAAGTGTGGACTGATaaaggatgcaaaaaaaatggcctcTATCTTCACGAACCCGTTGGACAATAATTTCATGAAGAACATTAACGAAACGCAGTGCTTCTGGTTGGAGTACTGCATCTCGCAGGGCTACATGAACAATCACCCGAACGTCCACTTGGGAAGGTACCTCAGTTTGGGCCCCGACAGCTTGTACGACTTTGGTGGTGTCGAGGAGGCGGAAAACCAAGCGGGAGGGAAAAACCAAGCGGAAGCGGAAAACCAAGCGGGAGGGCAAAACCAAGCGGAAGAAGCGACGAATGGTACGAAGAGCAACCCAAGCggcgaaaagaaaaaactaaatCTGCAAAAAAGCATCCTGGTGGACAACGACATGCTAGGGAGAAACGAATTTAACGACTACAGCAGAGGACTGCACTACCTGCACATGGGTCATAAGCAGTTCTTAGACATCCACGAAGACCAAATTTGCTTCTACTATTATACCATCAGAAAAATGCTCTACAGATCCTACAGGCACCTCCTCTACATGACGAGCGAAATGTTTTCTTCCAGATTTTATCGTAAATTTGGGAAGGCGTTAATTAAGGCGTTACTACACATGCACGATTCTggattattaaaaaaaaatgacatgaataaaaagaataaaaaaaaaacaaaagctaGTGTATCTGTCCAGGATGAAAATGATAtttatgaacatataaaaaatgatcccTTGGAAAATGCCatgatatatatgaaaaCGTTTCTGTCCCAGCCGAATGTGGATTTGGCTGTGTACAGGCTAAAATTCGACATTGAGAGGAGATCACCTGGTAAGGGCCACCATCCCAAATCGTgcatttatatgcatattattCGTTATAAGTCCACTTTATGTGAGCAATCTTTTCACATTGTTCATGACGTGACATCTCATTTCTTAGCTCCTCAGATGAGGAAAAacgtacatgtgcacatgtggcTAATtttgtaccccttttttacgcAGACAAGGACTATGGATGCATGATCGACACCCTTCTAACAATGAAGTCCATATTTCCGCACCATAACTATAACTATAAATTTGGCCCAGCCATTTCGTACTATTTGTGTACAGGTTAGTATATTTCCTCTTTGGggagacttttttttttatctcattCCATTTGCTATGAccacggagaaaaaaaaNAGAGAGNNNNNNNNNNNNNNNNNNNNNNNNNNNNNNNNNNNNNNNNNNNNNNNNNNNNNNNNNNNNACTAAaagtgtttcttttttttttttttttttgtcccactTTGCAGTCCGTTTGGATAGTGCAAGCGAGGaacgaagaaaagaaattacgAGCAAGCTAAATGACCTGTTGGGATTGAATCACTCTGTGTACAGTACTGAGTTGTTAAAAGAAGTTAGGACACAATATAtcgaaaattttgtaaatttttttaacgaacATAAGAAGGGCGACTTGCGTTATTACCAATCAGGTGAGTTATCATTTCTGGTCCTGCGATCCGATTGAACTAATAACTTGTGTAACCCCCCCT
This genomic stretch from Plasmodium cynomolgi strain B DNA, chromosome 14, whole genome shotgun sequence harbors:
- a CDS encoding hypothetical protein (putative) — encoded protein: MKKDAVDNNKLTNKEMNNFRLMTQLIELKKHKKAFKICEQILKKYPKNGETLAVKGYLLNLMDEKNKEEAFKLIKEGIVNNISSSFCWYLYGCLYKIYKNNDEALKCYLKALKLNRYDYKALKEACILLLYLGRYEQFKDLRIDVYKDTVKGVRDKAMIIFAFHLLKQYEKCSIIINQLQDELVPKGNANRDPIKGTDLPPSERHDLITYMCEILLEGKLYEECLKLLKTHEDDLLDKLWYNKMLGLVYLFEDNFDQANLYFKKAFELNYENLNILLLILYTERSYPLDGKGGSSGETEDSSKEGRKLSSLFFLDYKNEHKMDEQVNVNEHVKVLLHEFILDVYGSNRNLKLLARKEKNILNDYVCHNWGMKKYDVYTLSEFNNFVNVNLVDEEHFKENLHLKNIDEYITSMRESVHTEMNNITKGGDDVYSRNIIHWSEKLGVDLPYCYKKRFEKCMNMMHFYKIKNLNEEEENCFENYFKDLQKKYKHSNLLKIFPLYFYNEKKFSFHVEKLLRSLCFQKCLTIFSYFRPFFTYKNVKIILFLLQKYVENYERVRDIPPFDCGPSCGEIGGCHDCLGGNMGQEGEESPQKETQGWDKEVPEKREFMPEHDHEEGHLNGEVINGELPTGEEKIHLEKSTNGEAEETPQMSSEKKIVDSFLDETEEMKNIIGMATPLGGENPQKKDQNGKKIEKGSGKKSTGEGKEKKEIKLDLKKVTLTEEERKEYFMLCIYSFISQLYDYINCAKESLTLLKDSLNKITFKANESVKQEMVFIKGLIYKRNGNYLDAYRHLEECRLANIGDRHINTKTIKTCLKCGLIKDAKKMASIFTNPLDNNFMKNINETQCFWLEYCISQGYMNNHPNVHLGRYLSLGPDSLYDFGGVEEAENQAGGKNQAEAENQAGGQNQAEEATNGTKSNPSGEKKKLNLQKSILVDNDMLGRNEFNDYSRGLHYLHMGHKQFLDIHEDQICFYYYTIRKMLYRSYRHLLYMTSEMFSSRFYRKFGKALIKALLHMHDSGLLKKNDMNKKNKKKTKASVSVQDENDIYEHIKNDPLENAMIYMKTFLSQPNVDLAVYRLKFDIERRSPDKDYGCMIDTLLTMKSIFPHHNYNYKFGPAISYYLCTVRLDSASEERRKEITSKLNDLLGLNHSVYSTELLKEVRTQYIENFVNFFNEHKKGDLRYYQSALEIYLDCGEKVDEKLLEKTNVDPKKNKLTRCFKFLRFLIKWQEKHVEFAPLLDHFKTCCREAFPLATAFQ